A window of Punica granatum isolate Tunisia-2019 chromosome 8, ASM765513v2, whole genome shotgun sequence genomic DNA:
GTTAGTATTGGCGCTAGCTAGCTAGGGCAGAAGATGAAGAAACCTGAACCAGCCGAGCCGAACCGGGAGAACCGAAAACTCGGACCAACATATTACAGACCGAAAACCGAAAAACCGGACTTGGTTCTCGTTTTcgttgaaaaaaaagaacaaaattgaACTTTTATATTCCGTTTAGTTTTACAATTgcgtttttaaaattttaattataactttaattctattcactatataataaaatgaataacataattattacattttcattttttttaattttttaacaattcaattcaatttttaatattaaattctttcaactattcattactttttttacaatttaacaatacaatcattacttttttttcaactatttattactttttcacacttttttcttataattcaacacaatcattacaacccagttaaaatcaaaattcaactctatttaactctaaaatcaaatacaccATTAAAATTTGATTACAAACCAAAGTGTATAGAATCAAAAACCATATCGAGCAAAATTCTTCGAAGCGGAATAGCGGACACTCCTGGTTACCCCAAGGAAAGCCCGAACAAGTGGGAAGGGGTGCTCCTCTTTTGGTCCGGATACTAGCCTAAACCGAAAATTGGAAGTTTGGTTTGTAGATAATTTTAAACTGAGACCGGCTTCATTGGGAAAACCAGCTCCacagattttcttttttttttttttccggtttcCTCGgcaattttattgattatccaaaaataataatctattCAATTATCAATAACGATAAgcttatcaataaaaaaaaaagtgaggaAATTATCGGATATTATGTTAATTGTTTTCCAGTTTTTAGAGGAAAAGATACTACTCTTGTTGAAATAATGTGGTATATTGTTACgaaaattacattttcttttagatttcgagaaaaaaaaaagaagtaaataTTTGGGTTGTCTAAAACATTTGCATGGCCAATGAATTTTTCAAGTAGGATTTAAAATTGTCTATAACACGGCCGTTGCACTTTCCCGTAGATTGATTAACTGGTAAAAGTAAGAACATTGACGACAACATTCGTTAGAAGCAAAGATCATAATCCTAACGCATTCTTTTACGACTCCGCAGCGCCAATGGAAACATACCCTGTGCTAAGACGAATCCATTCGCCTTAGCACAAAACTCGGACAAGAGAATGGCTCAATATCAGCTATCCCTTTCGCACTTGTTCGACAAAAGAGTACAACTCAAGCACAAAATTATCATCGATATTACACCGAGTTCCCCATAATTCTCCACGACAAACAGATATAGATCCCAAATACAACATGATCCTGTACCAGTTAACCCAAAAAACTTGCAAATGCATTGCGAACAAAGTGAGAATCCAACTGCTCTAATCGAAAAGAGAGAATCCCATGTCGTCGTCGctctcttccttctcttccttcttctcctctgcAGGAGCAGCTTCGGCTGCCGCCGGGGCGCCGCCACCTGAGGCTGCAGCAGCAGCACCGCCTCCAATGAAGCCGCCGCCACCGCCGCCGCCAATGATCACCTGAAACCCGGAGCAGTCTATTCAGCCACGATAGCACTCGGACAGATCACAAAATCATCGAACCAGCATGACAAAACGCGAGACCAAGAATACACAATCAATAAATTACAACGGCATACTCCCGAGTTAACCGACTTTCGATCCGCCTATAGTCTTTACAGTGCACAATCATATTTGAAGTCTGTGAACATGAATCCCTCGAAGTGACATCAGAGAGCATATCACTGGCTCTACTCTCATCAATTCCAGCATTATCAATTCAAAGGTCAAACAGGGACAGCAAGTTGATCTGGTAATCAATAGCTTGCATAAGGCTAGGTTTAGCGTGATCATCCAACATCCCAACTAGAAGCTACAGGTCATGATGCTACTAATCAAATGCCTGAGAATCGGCACAGATCGGCATAGAAGAACTAAAGATGATGGAAGCCAGGGCTACAGACCTGGAAGACAGCTGAGGAGGGAGTGACCATGGAGAAGGAGGACTGGACGCCGCCGGAGGAGTCAGCGGAGAGAGCAGTCTGGACGAGCTCCCTCTGGAGCTCGAAGGTGGAGGCGGCGCAAGCCTCGAGGTCGCCGTTGACCTGCTTGGCGCTCCACTCGTCGCCGGAGCTCCTGCAAACGAATGTGAAGACTCCCATTCTTCTGTTCTGTCTCAACCCTCGTTCGTCTTCTCTCCGTCGATCTCTCTCCACCGAAAAAGGCCGCGTTTCCAATGCAGAAATGGCGGCTTTATACGAGCAGAGCACAGAACAGCAGAGAGAGTCTCTGCAAACCCTAGCTGTTCCTTTATTTACTTATGCACCCCCGCATAATTAATGTAATTACAATTGTGCCCCTGACGGCCACACGACTGAGATTCACCGCGTTGGCccatcatttattatttttattttttttcttttgctgaaTATGGCCCattaattattcattcatCTATTTATCTATTCGTTCATCTATTACGTTATTTAGTGTGATTAGTGCTTGAACATTATATCATCGACTTATAAAGAGTCTTTTGATTACAACGATCTGCAATCTTACGAACATTGAAAATTACTCTGTTACGGAACCGATGGGGATCGCCAAAAAAcgacttttaaaaattctcaTGCAACAATAGTATGCATAACAATCTCATATTCCCGTGAATTACATCGGAACGAGCTCTCCTAGCAAAACTGGAAGGCCGTAAAAGGCCCTAACGCGAAGCCTAACAAAATCAATCCTCCTGCTATCATCTTACAGGCGATGATGTGATACTTGAGGGTGCAACTCTGGGATCTCGATAATTTATGACCAAAAGTTCTTGAGTGTCTTCTTGCCATCTCCATATTAAAATGGTTGGTTTCATCCTGTGTTTCTGCGCCTGAATCTTACCGATGAGGGGGGTTACCGGTTGAGTTCTCTCGTTTAAGAGAAAACAAAACACGCCTTCTCCGATGTCAACATCCTCTTCGAGGCCAAGGAACCAACAATTCTCTCCAGCTGAATGAAATCAACAATGGAAGAGCAATGAAGCCAATATTATGAGAATTTCCAGGAGATGAACCAGGACGCAATAACAAGgaatataaaagaaataaacaagATTTCTTTAAAATGAGATTCAACTCCAGTATGTCCTTTTGACCCTTAACAGCACTGCGTCGATTCACGGCAACATATCATCCAAATCAGTCCTCAACATGGATCTAGAGATTATTTTGGACAACGTAAAAGGCCCTAACGCGAAGCCTAACAAAATCAATCCTCCTGCTATCATCTTACAGGCGATGTGATACTTGAGGGTGCAACTCTGGGATCTCGATAATTTATGACCAAAAGTTCTTGAGTGTCTTCTTGCCATCTCCATATTAAAATGGTTGGTTTCATCCTGTGTTTCTGCGCGCCTGAATCTTACCGATGAGGGGGGTTACCGGTTGAGTTCTCTCGTTTAAGAGAAAACAAACACGCCCTTCTCCGATGTCACCATCCTCTTCGAGGCCAAGGAACCAACAATCTCTCTCTCCAGCTGAATGAAATCAACAATGGAAGAGCAATGAAGCCAATATTTATGAGAATTTCCAGGAGATGAACCAGGACGCAATAACAAGgaatataaaagaaataaacaagATTTCTTTAAAATGAGATTCAACTCCAGTATGTCCTTTTGACCTTAAACAGCACTGCGTCGATTCACGGCAACATATCATCCCAAATCAGTCCTCAACATGGATCTAGAGATTATTTTGGACAACCACCACAAGTTTGTTGTCTCTAACACGTTGTTTTAGGACTGACATTTAGTTCGCTGAGATTTGATCTCAGCAGTGGACTGTAGAGGAGAACGACCCAGAGATTAAGGAATTACCCGTAATTGATCGAACTTGGAAAACAGCACAGTGCATGTCATGATATCGGACCCATTAAGCATGTTCACAATCTGCCAAAAATAAAACCATAACGAAGAAATCAACCATAAGATGCAGATAATGAACTCGAAATCCAAACATGCAAATGGTATGAGATATAAGAAGCTAACAGAACAAGCCCCACCTCAGGTAAACTCCTTTCTCTCAGGAAGGGAATAGATGATTAAATTTGTGAATTCCACGGATCTGCAAATGAAAGAGTTTTAAGTTAATATATGATGAGAAGAGCATCAACACTTCCAACTGTTGTGATCTCAAGCAAACAATGCACATCTTCACGAGTAAAACCAAAGATAGAGGTCAAGCACCTTATATCTGTGGTATAACCAGCTCAATTCAAGATTCATTGTCCATATAAAGATATTACCTGTACCGAGTCCTTAATTTTTGGGAACACCTGcatcaagaaaatatttggATATGTCAAATGCAAGAAGATATGGATCGAATATGGAAATACGTGCAGGTGTGAATTGTGAATTCAGATGGCCATTGCATTCCAAAGATTTGTTGGCCAAAGTAAAAGGTACAAGTTTTAGCTAAAAAGAGTCAAGATATTCGCATAGAAACTGCTGCTCTGAAGAAATATAAGCACCCACGACAAAGTGACTAAAAGAGAGATACAATTGGACGTACTTTTTGGGTAAAATATTCAAAGCGAGCATCATTAGCTTCTTCAATCGACTTGGCATCAAACCTCTGGTAAATCTGGCATAagaacggaaaaaaaaaatttgtcacACAAAAAAGCTGTATCTATCCACtacaagaaagagagattaatAAAACTagcaaaaaaatatgagaagcTTATGCTCCTTTGAAAAAACAGATGGCAACCATAATGAACATACCTGCTTCACTTGCAGTACAACTTTTGGCAGAACGCCTTTGTAATCACAAACCAGTTTCACCTAAAGATATTAAACTAGCGTGAGTTTGCATCAGATGTGATCTACAATTTTAATCATGTCCTCAAGCTGCAACTTCTTTTACAGTGGGAAAAGAAGATCACAATATATCGAGCTAAAATTATCTGCATAAGCAACTTTTCGGATACATCCAACGCTTGCTCCAGAATAGTAACAACCTTTTTAACCGAACCCCTACGAAAAATGAATACCGGATGGAGAATGTTTCCATTTTCACGCCAGAATTACTGTTTAATAAATGATGGATGACCATGCAAGGAATAAGTATATAATGAAGCAGGAAAACTATGATTATTAAAGCAGAAAGCAACAGTAAATTTTAGGATCACGAAAGGGATAGCTATATAACTCGCAATACACCTCATTGTGTTTGATAGGTACATATTGGATAGGCACTATGCGTTCTAATTTTCATCCCTCCTTAAAAAAGCAGAGCATGAAGAACTTTTAGCTAGAACAGAAACAAAGAGTAGTTGGAACAACAATCACAACTTTTCTCTCACGACCGTGAATAGTTCTGAACCATACCTTTCCTTTGTAGTTGATAAATTGGTGATTGAACAAAGCATTTATATCTGCAAAGGAAAATAGATAGAGAGATTTTAGGTCACCTTCATTATATCAACCTCAGGATGATTACTAAAACAGATAATGCAAAGTAAACATGATCAATAACAATCCATGTCCCAAATTATGAAGATAATGGTCCACCTGGATTTAAATAGTAACCCAAGATTATTGACTGCCGGTAAAAGCGTGCATATTCATCCAAGTACCTAGAAGgaaacaataatattcagtGGATGATGTACACTAAAATGAAACTACATAAGAAATTCCTGGGTCCATAAAAGTGGACAGTTCTCTAGTTTTTCCTTAACTCTCTGCGTTCAAATCCAAATAAGAAAGTATGAAAGAATGAAGATCAATTGATGCAAGCAAATGTCACTGGTAACATACCAATGCCTTATCCGCATAATATCAGTTCCATGCTGCTTTGATGGCAATTGATTCAACCTTTGAACAACTTCATCCACAAGGGACCAATTCTGTACATTGTCAGCAAAAAGCATATTAAAAGGATTCAGGTCAACAGAAATTGGTAAAACAAGATGAAACTCTGTGTGTGTGGGTGAGGgtgagagaaaagagagagaggggcaaTTAAAGCAGATTTGTCACCTGCATCGCAATGACATCTGCATGATCAACAATTAGAACCTGTACATAGACGAAAATTGTAATCTGCCATTAAGACCATTCATCTAGAACAATTACATAAAAACCAGTAAATGAATAGATGATTAACCTCTATCGAGGACAGGTAGTCCACATCTTTCTCCTTCTCGCTATCAGCCTCCCCAATTTTCTGTTTACAAGAAAGGATTCATTAGCTTAAACGGAAGAGGACTGGGAGCAACTCAATCATACAAAAGTTTCCAGTCAACAATATAAACTTCTAGAGCATCACCATCTCCTCTATGATCCTCACGTGATTACAGAGAGAGGGAAACTGCAGTTATATCACCAAAACTTCCATGAATGGACACTATTACAAAGGGCAATATGGCCTAGGTTTCATAACAAGATAATATCCAGTTCAGGTGTTGGAAACAACAAATACTATTTCTTCAAATAAAGCTATTGAAACTACAGTCCTATAGTAACCAAATCATGAGTCACACAACACCACATCAATTTCGCTACCAGAAACAACTGAAACATTATGCACtctcttataaaaaaataacatctTTAAAGTATTTGATTGTAGAGCACCAAATCAGCAAAGCTTTTCCAAAAAAGTCTATATATTAGATATCTTAAATTCCACGAAACACATAAAGCCTTGTTACTCACGGTAGTCAGACCAAGAGGTGAAGCCACAATCATGTCTGATGTGTAGAAATCACTATACAGCCTTATACTCCTCCtacaagaaattaaaaagaaacatTGAGAAGAATGCCATTAATAAGTTCACAATTAGTTGATAGCAGGCACATGATTGCTTGGTTGGCTCTGGACAGTTTATAATATGAGGAAGGGATGATCTATTGTCTTAGGCAGCTTTTGCAGGTGAAAGACTTAACTTTACTCGAGCACTTAAGGATCCAAGCACGTCTTTTTCAATTTCCGAGGCCTCCTCTTTTTCTCTATATACCCTTCTAGACATATTTTAGCATTTATTGAACTCTATGGGCTTCCCAGAATGTTTTGTTAGTCTCTTGAACTTGGTAACAAAGACATAACTATCCATCAATTAATGAGGTCAGTAGTATATATTTAGAAGAAATATATTACCTTGTAAACTTGATGCCAATCATAAAATGATCATCATTATTTCCATCAAAAAGAGCATGGTAGTCGGAAGGCTTTGAAGACTTCTGAGTCAAGGCAGGAACATTTTCTGTCAATGCACCATCATCATTGTCTTCAGCCTCTCCACCACCAAAATCATCAGTGAACCGGTCCATATGCTCCACGTTGACCTGAGAAACCAAAAAGTACTCACAAGATATTAGTAATTTAGTATGATTGGGAAAGGAATGAAAAATAAACGAAAAAGATGGGGGAGAAATAGAGAAGCCGAAAAATACCTTCCGATTAGAGGGTGTCAGTTGTATTAACCTCTTAACAACTCGAAGTGCAATGCTTCGAAGAGGCAATAGGATCAAAACCTGAACAACATATAAATAAGCATAACAAACTGAACTTACAAAACGTGAGaattattggaaaaaaaaagatagaaaatgaACTCAAAACAAAAGGATGATCCTAGGCCCAAACAACGTTCTATCCATTAAAGAATCGGAAACTTTGACATATTGACCTAATAAATGCATCTTTGTCCACGAAGTCACAGACAAGGAAGACTGGATATATTGAAGCAAAGTTGGATTTTTATTTACCTTGGGACGCGTGAAGCCATGATCGCGGAAGCAGTCACCAAATAGTAGTTCCTCATTCCCAGCTTCTTCAAGCTTTGCTTTTTTTGCATTGTTTTTTGTCACCAGGTCTCTAGTTCTAAATATGTGATTCAACTGCAAGACATAGTCTCTTCAGACTTAAATTTAACTCAAAGTGAAAGTTCAAACCCTTTGGGACAAGTAAAATCTTTGTTTAAACAAGGAAAAGTAGTAGTACATACTGAATGCATAATGTAAGCGTCCATAATACTTGAGTCTTCTCTGTGCCCTTGTGGTAGAAAGGCTTCTTATTGCAGTGCAATATATCGCGGTAACTCTCGCCtaaataaaaggaattataCAAACAACAGAATAAGTAGACGACCATATTTCTGGAAGCATATCAACTTCTCATTTATCAATTGCTTTGTCGCTTATGATTACATAACGACTTAATCTAAGATTGAGACATGCACACGAAACCCATCATCTCAGCCACATCAGAAATTTAGAATCACTCAGAAATCAAGATAGGCTTTCGATCagcatatataataatagaaaaactTTCAATGCGCCTACTTACACAGGGAGAAGAATAACCTTTCCTTGGACATATGAAAATCACTTCCACCAGATGTTTTGTAAATATTTAACCAGTGCTTGTACAAACTTGGCTTCAGACCATATGCAGAACTTGTGCTGTCATCCTGAATATATAGAAGATCGATTGAAGCTTTAGAGGCTCAAAAGATATATGCAGAATAATGATCATGCACTGGTGAAACGAATATAAAATTGTGAGCATGCCAAATAGGATCCAACAACCAAACTTATATAAAAGCATGTCCAAATGCTAAACACAGCAAATAATGAAAAGCAGAGGTAACATCAAGTGCCTGGAAAGTAAAATGCATACAAATCGGATTCatgaaaataaagataaatCAAAAGGAGACCAGATATAAAAGTACCTTCAAAAAACACTCTCCAGTTCCTGTCCACTTGCAGTTTGACATATCAATAGCAGGCATGTCCCATTTATATTTCCATCTCTTCTTTGACAGATCATCAACCTCttcttttgataaattatGCCCCAAATGTGCATTCAATGATCTGTGGCCACAAGAGATATCAATACAGACTTTAAGGGCCGAATGAATGATAATGGAAAGAAAACATTAAAACGTGAGAAGCTTTTGGTGCTATGGACCTCATGTAATCTGTTGCTGTAGCATTAGCATCAGAAGGCCCCTCCAATCTGTCCTCTTCATCAGAATCCAATCCCTCGTTATCAGTTCCCGTTTCAGTATCTACATCCTCATCTTCACCACCAAGCACATTAGAGTCTAGCAACTCACTTTCGCTAGCATGCTCTCCCGGAGACTCCTCATCGCTTCCTGTGAAAAGATTATAGAGATGTAATTATGGATAGATATAATCAGCCTAGACCCATACAACTATAACGCAtcgca
This region includes:
- the LOC116186978 gene encoding 60S acidic ribosomal protein P3-like, whose product is MGVFTFVCRSSGDEWSAKQVNGDLEACAASTFELQRELVQTALSADSSGGVQSSFSMVTPSSAVFQVIIGGGGGGGFIGGGAAAAASGGGAPAAAEAAPAEEKKEEKEESDDDMGFSLFD
- the LOC116189436 gene encoding LOW QUALITY PROTEIN: U3 small nucleolar RNA-associated protein 25-like (The sequence of the model RefSeq protein was modified relative to this genomic sequence to represent the inferred CDS: inserted 1 base in 1 codon), coding for MAKRFGNKRGLKRTKKFENERSGGSRRKKNRAEEEVAWSSPDVQEADHAPAERLKSLSSEDVAVYKEPSMYDSLLVSLKSSNKSFSDAHERRQRQEEGRSDSEEDDIGGLESDAESQSEEDGSDEGSDEESPGEHASESELLDSNVLGGEDEDVDTETGTDNEGLDSDEEDRLEGPSDANATATDYMRSLNAHLGHNLSKEEVDDLSKKRWKYKWDMPAIDMSNCKWTGTGECFLKDDSTSSAYGLKPSLYKHWLNIYKTSGGSDFHMSKERLFFSLCESYRDILHCNKKPFYHKGXREDSSIMDAYIMHSLNHIFRTRDLVTKNNAKKAKLEEAGNEELLFGDCFRDHGFTRPKVLILLPLRSIALRVVKRLIQLTPSNRKVNVEHMDRFTDDFGGGEAEDNDDGALTENVPALTQKSSKPSDYHALFDGNNDDHFMIGIKFTRRSIRLYSDFYTSDMIVASPLGLTTKIGEADSEKEKDVDYLSSIEVLIVDHADVIAMQNWSLVDEVVQRLNQLPSKQHGTDIMRIRHWYLDEYARFYRQSIILGYYLNPDINALFNHQFINYKGKVKLVCDYKGVLPKVVLQVKQIYQRFDAKSIEEANDARFEYFTQKVFPKIKDSVQVISLYGQ